The following proteins are encoded in a genomic region of Zea mays cultivar B73 chromosome 9, Zm-B73-REFERENCE-NAM-5.0, whole genome shotgun sequence:
- the LOC100281278 gene encoding uncharacterized LOC100281278, whose protein sequence is MASEWEMAMGVELGMGMGGTYHHNASSITTAPMMMSSHPHSHSGGAASYSTPHHHHYYGGMPPMGDAMRVDDLLDLSTPGAGAHEFFPTAAPATDKGHHSSGAMGEPSPTANSSDHRTSALSFADEFYIPTEEAAELEWLSKFVDDSYSDMPNYSSATHAAMAAAAAAAANAAGNGGGTTSAGQDSGVAAAPGRGARSRRSRATAAAAAVWHSLVPRPPSQSSPSSSSCSSSDFPSSNKPARPNGGSRGKKVPGPPGGGPAGGEAGLEGGGVRRCTHCASEKTPQWRTGPLGPKTLCNACGVRFKSGRLMPEYRPAASPTFVLTQHSNSHRKVMELRRQKELILIRGSHRDAAAGSAAGGPRPELMFRDYGVC, encoded by the exons ATGGCGTCGGAGTGGGAAATGGCCATGGGGGTGGAGCTCGGCATGGGAATGGGCGGCACGTACCACCACAACGCCTCCAGCATCACCACCGCGCCGATGATGATGAGCAGCCATCCCCACAGCCACAGCGGCGGCGCCGCCAGCTACTCCacgccgcaccaccaccattactACGGCGGGATGCCGCCCATGGGCGACGCCATGCGCGTCGACGACCTCCTCGACCTCTCCACCCCCGGCGCCGGCGCCCATGAGTTCTTCCCCACCGCGGCGCCGGCCACTGACAAGGGGCACCACTCGTCGGGGGCCATGGGTGAGCCCTCACCCACCGCCAACTCGTCGGATCACCGGACGTCGGCCCTCTCCTTCGCCGATGAGTTCTACATACCC ACCGAGGAAGCTGCGGAGCTGGAGTGGCTATCCAAGTTCGTGGACGACTCCTATTCGGACATGCCGAATTACTCGTCCGCCACGCATGCGGcgatggcggcggcggctgctgctgctgctaacgCGGCAGGCAACGGAGGAGGCACCACCTCGGCCGGTCAAGACAGCGGCGTCGCCGCGGCGCCTGGCCGCGGCGCGCGCAGCAGGCGGTCCCGCGCGACCGCCGCGGCTGCCGCGGTGTGGCACTCCCTCGTGCCGCGCCCGCCGTCTCAGTCGTCCCCTTCATCGTCGTCCTGCTCGTCCTCGGACTTCCCGTCGTCGAACAAGCCGGCGCGCCCGAACGGCGGCAGCCGCGGCAAGAAGGTCCCGGGTCCCCCCGGCGGCGGGCCCGCTGGCGGGGAGGCGGGCCTGGAGGGCGGCGGCGTGCGGCGGTGCACGCACTGCGCGTCGGAGAAGACGCCGCAGTGGAGGACGGGGCCGCTGGGCCCCAAGACCCTCTGCAACGCGTGCGGCGTGCGGTTCAAGTCCGGGCGGCTGATGCCCGAGTACCGGCCGGCGGCCAGCCCCACCTTCGTGCTCACGCAGCACTCCAACTCGCACCGCAAGGTCATGGAGCTGCGCCGCCAGAAGGAGCTCATCCTCATCCGCGGAAGCCACCGCGACGCCGCCGCAggatccgccgccggcgggccgaGGCCGGAGCTCATGTTCCGTGACTACGGCGTGTGTTAG